One segment of Leptospiraceae bacterium DNA contains the following:
- a CDS encoding type II toxin-antitoxin system RelE/ParE family toxin — MAEKYKLKPEAKNDLVEAVEWYERNQKGVGFRLYDEVYDKIEVLSKKPNSHSTFYKEFRKASLKVFPFVIIYIIKTPFILIFAIWHKSRDSKKLLERIEKVE, encoded by the coding sequence TTGGCAGAAAAATACAAGTTAAAGCCAGAGGCTAAGAATGATTTGGTGGAAGCTGTCGAATGGTATGAAAGAAATCAGAAAGGCGTAGGGTTTCGACTTTATGACGAAGTCTATGACAAAATCGAAGTTTTATCAAAAAAACCTAATTCTCATTCCACATTTTACAAAGAATTTCGCAAAGCAAGTTTGAAAGTTTTCCCTTTCGTTATTATTTATATAATTAAAACCCCATTTATTTTAATATTTGCAATATGGCATAAAAGTCGTGATTCAAAAAAACTATTAGAAAGAATAGAAAAGGTTGAATAA